In Deltaproteobacteria bacterium, the sequence ACAGACTCTGAGACCCCGGGCGCTCGTTGTGCTAGGGAGATCGACCTATGATCGTCGTGACCAACCGCATCCCCGTCGCCCGCGGCCATGAGATCGACTTCGAGGACCGCTTCAAGCGGCGCGTCCACCTCGTCGACCGCCATCCCGGGTTCGTCCGCAACGAGGTGCACCGCCCGCGGCCGATGAAGTTCGAGCACGAGCGCGGCACCTGGGCGGAGGACCCGGACGCGCAGGGCTACTACGAGGTGAAGACCTGGTGGCGGACCTTCGAGGACTTCGTCGCCTGGACCGAGAGCAAGGACTTCGCCGAAGCCCACTCGAGCCGCCCGCCGCGCGAGATGTTCAGCGGCCCGAACGTCCTCGAGGTGCACGAGGTGCTCAGCAGCACGGACCTGGACGTGGGCGCGCGCTGACGCTCAGGCCGGGTCGACGGGAGGAAGCCGGCGCCCTGAGTGGCGCGTAGCGGAACGTGAGCCCGTCGGCGGTTCGCGTCACTGTGTGTCAGGCTACGCGGTGACCCACTACCCGATTTATTCAAGCGGGACTCCCGGGAAGACGTGACGTCCATTGGCCGCTCGGGAGCGACGAAGCTGGTAGACTAGACAAGGGGAGCGGTCGCCGAGCGGGGAGAATCAGGCGAGTCGTGGGGTGATGGGGGTGGTGGGTAGGAGCGCCCGAACGTCCCGACGGGATTTGGGATCGAGGTCCGCTCCGCCCGCCGCAACGCGGTCCTGTGAAGCACGCCCGGTCGCGTTCGCGCGGGTCGGGCGGGGGAGCGAGGTGACATGAGAGACAATGGACTCTCCAGCGGCCCGGCCGCCGCTGGATCCAAGGCTCCGTCGCACCGATCGCGCGGAATACCGCTGCCGCCTGCCCCCGCGAAGAGACAGAAGCAGCAGCCCACCGATCGCGTCGACGAGACCAGGCTGCTCGAGGTGCTGACGGCGCTCAGGCACGGCAACTTCGCGCCCCGGCTCCCGCTCAAGTGGACGGGGGTGGGCGGTAAGGTGGCCGACACCGTCAACGAGATCATGGAGGCAAATCAGCGTCTGGCCCGCGAGCTCGAGCGCCTGGCCCGACTGGTCGGCAAGGAAGGCAAGATCGGCCACCGCGCGCCGATCGGGGATTTCACCGGCCTCTGGGCGTCGTCGGTGGAGTCCGTGAACACGCTGGTGGGCGACCTGGTCCACCCCACCAGCGAGATGGCTCGGGTCATCGGCGCGGTCGCCAAGGGCGATCTGACCCAGACCATGGCGCTCGACTTCGACGGACGGTCGCTGCAGGGCGAGTTCCTGCGCAGTGCCAAGACCGTCAACCGGATGGTCGAGCAGCTCGGCGCCTTC encodes:
- a CDS encoding antibiotic biosynthesis monooxygenase; its protein translation is MIVVTNRIPVARGHEIDFEDRFKRRVHLVDRHPGFVRNEVHRPRPMKFEHERGTWAEDPDAQGYYEVKTWWRTFEDFVAWTESKDFAEAHSSRPPREMFSGPNVLEVHEVLSSTDLDVGAR
- a CDS encoding hybrid sensor histidine kinase/response regulator translates to MPPAPAKRQKQQPTDRVDETRLLEVLTALRHGNFAPRLPLKWTGVGGKVADTVNEIMEANQRLARELERLARLVGKEGKIGHRAPIGDFTGLWASSVESVNTLVGDLVHPTSEMARVIGAVAKGDLTQTMALDFDGRSLQGEFLRSAKTVNRMVEQLGAFSSEVTRVVREVGTEGKLGGQAKVEGVAGTFRDLTESVNFMAANLTGQVRNIAEVTTAVASGDLSKKITVDVKGEILELKNTINTMVDQLRSFASEVTRVAREVGTEGKLGGQADVRGVAGTWKDLTDSVNFMAANLTAQV